Proteins encoded within one genomic window of Phototrophicus methaneseepsis:
- a CDS encoding sensor histidine kinase — protein MSNKSENFDSGRPFVGGPVRDGQLRKASHDTRVEQAKARRGKLRIFLGYVSGVGKTYAMLEAAQWRRVEGADIVVGYVETHGYPDLEALLEGLEVVPRREVDYRGMSLAEMDTDAILARQPHIVLVDELAHTNAPHSRHPKRYMDVEDLLDAGINVYTTVNVQHIESLRDVISHITGIYIDETVPDYLFDASDQIELIDIVPEDLLRRLDEGKVYVSELAERTIRKFFRPGNLTALRELAMRQTARRVDHQMRAYMQTRDIPGPWAASERLLVCISASPMSGRLVRTGCRLSQELDAEWYVVYVDDAAHTPLDNTDREQLNETLNLAESLGARVDMITGTSVADALVAYARHNNITKIVIGQPLRPRWQEMLYGSVVTRLVRQSGPIDIYVMNSGDQQLTPKPRTKQQSQIDQATDLFKAVAIVLLATLASALLNVMVSLNPANLVMFYLLAVVIVALWLGYGPSIVTAICSVLAFNFFFVPPQYTLQVADAQYLLTFLGLLGTGIVIARLTSRARNQTEAARQREQETAQLYSLSRELSATVERSTIVQRIVSHTYQTFHCETALYLPEAGGLKLAYKTDGFQSEKDEADLAQWSYEQAKPTGKGTNTIPRAVGHYAPLRTAQQTIGVLVLHLQKPISLTQQRLLDAFTTQSALAIEAVQLGEEAQQARLLREKEKLQSAVLNSISHDLRTPLVSITGSLSTLLESDTHFDEAMQHDLLTGAYSEAERLNRLVGNLLDMSRLEAGSMKLKRDLYDLSEVIGVARSQLREQLAGRQIIINIPDDLPMIPIDLTLFAQVIVNLLDNAMKYSEPDTPIEIGAIQTDDHIEISVADRGVGIPEDEIPHIFEKFYRATTVNGQGGSGLGLSICQGIVEAHGGKIWVERRSEGGTCFIISLSLQPENLML, from the coding sequence GTGTCCAATAAATCTGAAAATTTCGATTCAGGGCGTCCTTTTGTGGGCGGGCCTGTCCGTGATGGTCAACTTCGTAAGGCGTCTCATGACACGCGAGTTGAGCAAGCGAAGGCTCGGCGCGGCAAGCTGCGCATCTTCCTCGGATATGTTTCCGGCGTGGGTAAGACGTATGCCATGCTGGAGGCGGCCCAATGGCGGCGCGTCGAAGGCGCAGACATCGTTGTTGGCTATGTCGAAACACATGGATACCCTGATCTTGAAGCATTGTTAGAGGGTTTGGAAGTCGTACCTCGTCGTGAGGTCGATTATCGTGGGATGAGTCTGGCTGAGATGGATACTGACGCGATTTTAGCTCGTCAGCCACATATCGTTCTCGTGGATGAACTGGCACATACCAATGCGCCGCATTCACGACATCCTAAACGATATATGGACGTCGAAGATTTGCTCGATGCGGGCATTAACGTCTATACGACGGTTAATGTACAGCATATTGAGAGCTTGCGCGACGTCATCTCCCATATCACGGGCATTTATATTGATGAAACCGTGCCAGATTACCTGTTTGATGCTTCTGATCAAATTGAGCTGATTGACATCGTTCCAGAAGATTTGCTGCGGCGGCTGGATGAAGGCAAAGTTTACGTTTCCGAATTAGCGGAACGCACAATTCGGAAGTTCTTCCGGCCAGGGAACCTGACGGCTTTGCGAGAACTGGCTATGCGCCAGACGGCTCGCCGTGTTGATCACCAGATGCGCGCCTATATGCAGACGCGAGACATCCCAGGCCCATGGGCTGCTAGCGAACGCTTGCTGGTTTGCATCAGCGCCAGCCCTATGAGCGGGCGGTTGGTACGGACGGGATGCCGCCTTTCTCAGGAATTGGACGCAGAGTGGTACGTTGTATACGTCGATGATGCCGCACACACACCGCTCGATAATACGGACCGGGAGCAGCTTAACGAGACGCTGAATCTTGCGGAAAGCCTCGGTGCACGCGTCGATATGATTACAGGCACATCTGTAGCGGATGCACTCGTCGCCTATGCTCGCCACAACAACATCACGAAGATCGTCATTGGTCAGCCGCTGCGGCCCCGTTGGCAAGAAATGTTATATGGCTCTGTGGTGACGCGCCTCGTCCGCCAGAGTGGCCCGATTGATATTTACGTGATGAACAGCGGCGATCAACAGCTAACGCCTAAGCCCCGGACGAAGCAGCAGTCCCAAATTGACCAGGCTACAGATTTGTTCAAAGCTGTGGCGATAGTGTTGTTAGCGACCCTGGCAAGCGCTTTGCTCAATGTGATGGTCTCGTTGAACCCGGCGAATCTCGTCATGTTCTATCTGCTGGCCGTGGTGATTGTCGCCCTGTGGCTGGGCTATGGTCCCTCTATCGTGACGGCGATTTGCAGCGTCCTGGCCTTTAATTTCTTCTTCGTACCCCCGCAATATACTTTGCAGGTGGCAGATGCGCAGTATTTGCTGACCTTCCTGGGGCTGTTAGGGACGGGCATTGTCATTGCACGGCTGACGTCACGGGCGCGCAACCAGACGGAAGCTGCTCGTCAGCGAGAACAGGAAACAGCCCAGCTCTACTCTTTGAGCCGCGAGCTTTCAGCCACGGTGGAGCGGAGCACGATCGTACAGCGTATCGTCAGCCACACATATCAGACGTTCCATTGTGAAACAGCGCTCTATTTGCCAGAGGCCGGTGGCTTGAAGTTGGCTTATAAGACGGATGGCTTCCAATCGGAGAAGGATGAAGCCGATCTTGCGCAATGGTCTTATGAGCAGGCAAAACCAACGGGCAAGGGGACGAATACAATCCCCAGAGCTGTCGGGCATTATGCGCCATTGCGCACCGCACAGCAGACGATTGGCGTGCTCGTTTTGCACCTGCAAAAGCCGATCTCTCTCACGCAGCAGCGATTACTGGATGCGTTTACCACACAATCTGCATTGGCGATTGAAGCCGTCCAACTGGGGGAAGAAGCGCAGCAAGCGCGCTTGCTGCGAGAAAAAGAAAAGCTGCAATCTGCCGTGCTGAATTCCATCTCCCACGATTTACGGACGCCGCTGGTTTCTATTACGGGTTCCCTAAGCACGCTCCTTGAGAGCGACACGCATTTTGATGAAGCGATGCAGCATGATTTGCTCACAGGGGCTTACTCAGAAGCTGAGCGCTTAAATCGCCTGGTTGGGAATTTGCTGGATATGTCGCGGTTAGAAGCCGGTTCCATGAAGCTGAAGCGCGACCTATATGACCTATCAGAGGTGATTGGGGTCGCGCGCTCCCAACTGCGGGAGCAGCTTGCAGGGCGCCAGATCATCATTAATATCCCGGATGATTTGCCCATGATCCCCATTGACCTGACTTTATTTGCACAGGTTATCGTGAACCTGTTGGATAACGCGATGAAATATTCCGAGCCAGATACACCGATTGAAATTGGTGCGATTCAGACGGATGACCACATCGAGATTTCTGTAGCGGACCGGGGTGTGGGCATCCCGGAAGACGAAATACCACACATATTTGAAAAATTCTACCGAGCAACCACAGTGAACGGCCAGGGCGGCAGCGGCTTGGGGCTGTCCATCTGCCAGGGCATTGTCGAAGCTCATGGCGGCAAGATATGGGTTGAAAGACGATCGGAGGGCGGTACATGTTTTATAATCAGCCTATCACTCCAGCCAGAGAACCTGATGCTATGA
- a CDS encoding response regulator codes for MNKMKVLIVDDEHAIRRFLRTSLAAHGYDVHEAATGEDAILQAVNVQPDLIILDLGLPDINGIQVTKRIREWAKTPIVILSVQDQDSDKIEALDAGADDYLTKPFSVGELMARLRVAMRHTFQSEPKPLFEVDGLRVDLAARRVTCRGEEIQLTPTEYDLLRVMIQNAGRVMTHQQLLKEVRGAGYQTETHLLRVHMSNLRRKLEVDPTNPQYISTEPGVGYRLSVDS; via the coding sequence ATGAACAAGATGAAAGTGCTCATAGTAGATGACGAACACGCGATCCGCCGTTTTTTGCGGACATCGCTCGCGGCACATGGCTATGATGTGCATGAAGCGGCCACAGGTGAAGATGCGATTTTACAGGCCGTCAATGTGCAGCCAGATCTCATCATCCTTGACCTGGGCCTGCCCGATATTAACGGCATCCAGGTAACGAAGCGTATCCGTGAATGGGCAAAGACGCCGATCGTCATTTTGTCTGTTCAGGACCAAGATTCTGATAAGATTGAAGCGCTGGACGCGGGCGCAGATGACTATCTGACCAAACCATTCAGCGTCGGGGAACTGATGGCGCGCTTGCGGGTGGCTATGCGCCATACCTTCCAATCGGAGCCTAAGCCTTTGTTCGAGGTGGATGGCTTGCGTGTAGACCTGGCAGCCCGCCGGGTGACGTGCCGGGGGGAAGAAATCCAACTGACGCCCACTGAGTATGATTTGCTGCGCGTGATGATCCAGAATGCGGGCCGCGTCATGACGCATCAACAGCTCTTGAAGGAGGTACGCGGGGCAGGCTACCAGACGGAGACGCACCTGCTGCGCGTCCATATGAGTAACTTACGGCGCAAACTGGAAGTTGACCCGACGAACCCACAATACATATCGACAGAGCCAGGCGTCGGCTATCGTTTATCTGTCGATTCCTGA